The proteins below are encoded in one region of Pan paniscus chromosome 4, NHGRI_mPanPan1-v2.0_pri, whole genome shotgun sequence:
- the F2R gene encoding proteinase-activated receptor 1, whose amino-acid sequence MGPRRLLLVAACFSLCGPLLSARTRARRPESKATNATLDPRSFLLRNPNDKYEPFWEDEEKNESGLTEYRLVSVNKSSPLQKPLPAFISEDASGYLTSSWLTVFVPSVYTGVFVVSLPLNIMAIVVFILKMKVKKPAVVYMLHLATADVLFVSVLPFKISYYFSGSDWQFGSELCRFVTAAFYCNMYASILLMTVISIDRFLAVVYPMQSLSWRTLGRASFTCLAIWALAIAGVVPLLLKEQTIQVPGLNITTCHDVLNETLLEGYYAYYFSAFSAVFFFVPLIISTVCYVSIIRCLSSSAVANRSKKSRALFLSAAVFCIFIICFGPTNVLLIAHYSFLSHTSTTEAAYFAYLLCVCVSSISCCIDPLIYYYASSECQRYVYSILCCKESSDPSSYNSSGQLMASKMDTCSSNLNNSIYKKLLT is encoded by the exons ATGGGGCCGCGGCGGCTGCTGCTGGTGGCCGCCTGCTTCAGTCTGTGCGGCCCGCTGTTGTCTGCCCGCACCCGGGCCCGCAGGCCAG aatcaaAAGCAACAAATGCCACCTTAGATCCCCGGTCATTTCTTCTCAGGAACCCCAATGATAAATATGAAccattttgggaggatgaggagaaaaatgaaagtggGTTAACTGAATACAGATTAGTCTCCGTCAATAAAAGCAGTCCTCTTCAAAAACCACTTCCTGCATTCATCTCAGAAGATGCCTCCGGATATTTGACCAGCTCCTGGCTGACAGTCTTTGTCCCATCTGTGTACACCGGAGTGTTTGTAGTCAGCCTCCCACTAAACATCATGGCCATCGTTGTGTTCATCCTGAAAATGAAGGTCAAGAAGCCGGCGGTGGTGTACATGCTGCACCTGGCCACGGCAGATGTGCTGTTTGTGTCTGTGCTCCCCTTTAAGATCAGCTATTACTTTTCCGGCAGTGATTGGCAGTTTGGGTCTGAATTGTGTCGCTTCGTCACTGCAGCGTTTTACTGTAACATGTACGCCTCTATCTTGCTCATGACAGTCATAAGCATTGACCGGTTTCTGGCTGTGGTGTATCCCATGCAGTCCCTCTCCTGGCGTACTCTGGGAAGGGCTTCCTTCACTTGTCTGGCCATCTGGGCTTTGGCCATCGCAGGGGTAGTGCCTCTGCTCCTCAAGGAGCAAACCATCCAGGTGCCCGGGCTCAACATCACTACCTGTCATGATGTGCTCAATGAAACCCTGCTCGAAGGCTACTATGCCTACTACTTCTCAGCCTTCTCTGCTGTCTTCTTTTTTGTGCCGCTGATCATTTCCACGGTCTGTTATGTGTCTATCATTCGATGTCTTAGCTCTTCCGCAGTTGCCAACCGCAGCAAGAAGTCCCGGGCTTTGTTCCTGTCAGCTGCTGTTTTCTGCATCTTCATCATTTGCTTCGGACCCACAAACGTCCTCCTGATTGCGCATTACTCATTCCTTTCTCACACTTCCACCACAGAGGCTGCCTACTTTGCCtacctcctctgtgtctgtgtcagCAGCATAAGCTGCTGCATCGACCCCCTAATTTACTATTACGCTTCCTCTGAGTGCCAGAGGTACGTCTACAGTATCTTATGCTGCAAAGAAAGTTCCGATCCCAGCAGTTATAACAGCAGTGGGCAGTTGATGGCAAGTAAAATGGATACCTGCTCTAGTAACCTGAATAACAGCATATACAAAAAGCTGTTAACTTAG